CAAGTATGACAGGGAATACTGAAGAAATAGCCAACCTTATTGGAGAAGGCATTCAAAAGACCGACGGTTCTGTAACGATAAAGGATATTTTAGAAGTAGATGTAACAGATCTTCAAGATTACGATGGTATATTGTTGGGTGCCTATACCTGGGGAGATGGCGAGCTGCCGGATGAGTATCTTGATTTTTATCATGAAATGGACCAATTAAATTTAACGGGGAAAATAGCAGCTGCTTTTGGCTCATGCGATTCTTCGTATGAGCATCACGGGGGTGCGGTTGATATTTTAGCGAAAAAGCTTGCGGAATTGGGTGCTGATATCGTGCTTGAGGGTTTAAAAATCGACCTTTCACCAACTGAAACGGGAATAGAACAATGTATCAAATTTGGTCATTCCTTTGTAGAAAAATTATTATTTTCTTGAGAGGAGTTTAGTGAGGATGAGTATGATGGAACTGGCATTGAATGATGTTGCCTGCACAGGTTGTATCGGGAGAATTAAAAGACAGATACAAAGAACCCAAGGTATTGAAAAAATAAAGATATTGTCCGGAAGTGGAAAAATGTTAATCACCTTTAATGAAAATATCATTCAATCAGAGGAAATTAATCGTAATCTTTATAAATGGACACTGCGAACGTTTGATTAACAAATGCTGCTCGCAGGGAGCAGTTTTTTTTATAAAAAATACTTTATTAAGAACATTTAAGTTCGTTATAATAAATAATGATATAGCAATATCTACGACAGTAATAATTTTTCCTCCCGGTAAAATAATAACCAAAAAAGGGAAGAAATATTTTGGAGAACAAACAGGAAAGTAAATTCGAGGATGCCTTTATGTAAATTGAATTAAAGGCTCAGTTACAAGCGGACTTAAATGTTCTCTTTTTGTTTTTAAATAAAGAATGAGTTAGCGTACAAAATTAAGAGCAACAATTGTTATAGGTAGTAAAAAATTTTTAAAGGAGGAACCATGAGACTCTGCTTATTCCTGTTATTTGCCGGTGTATTGGACGCTGTCTTGACCCATTTCGGGATTGCTTCAGGTTTCGTTGAAGAAGGGAACCCGATGATGAAGCTTGTCATTGAACAAAGCTGGTCCTATTTTTATATGATAAAAATAGTTCTGCCTCTTCTCCTGCTTAGTTTGTTTTATTATCGACCTTTGAAAGGATGGATTAGAAAGCTCATCGCCTCCACCTGTGTTCTTTACCTCTCTGTCCTTGTATATCACACGATCTGGATTATCCTCTACATCAATACTTCAACATGATCCCATCTAGACACCCAAAGATTATTACGATAGTATCAATACGATATCGAAAAACAAATAATAAGAAAAATGATATAAGGAGTACAACATGTTAAATACGTTAAAGCCATTTTTACAGGAAGCGTGGGAAAAATCAGGGTTTCAACAACCGACTTCGATTCAAGAAGCCGCAATCCCACTAATTTCAGAAGGCAAAGATCTAATTGCCGAATCACCGACAGGTACAGGAAAGACACTCGCTTATTTACTTCCAGTATTAAATAAAATCGAGATGAATGCGCAGTCCCTACAAGCAGTAGTGCTCGCCTCTTCACAAGAGCTAGTCATGCAGGTCTATCAAGAATTTCAAAAATGGTCGGAAGGAAGCGGAATAAGGGGCACGTCGATTATTGGCGGGGCAAACTTAAAACGGCAACTAGAAAAATTAAAAAAGCGCCCCCATGTTATTTTTGCAACACCTGGCAGATTGTTAGAACTAATTAAGCAGAAAAAAGTTAAAATGCATGAAGTAAAAACAGTCGTTCTTGATGAGGGTGATCAGCTTTTGATCCCTGAGCATTTACACACTGTCCAAAACATTGTGAAAGCGACCTTGAATGACCGCCAAGTCGTATTATTTTCGGCAACGATGAAACCAGCGACAGAAAAGCTGGCAAAAGAAATGACAAACAAACCTGAAGTACTAAGAATTGAAAAAGATGAAATGGCTTCATCGGGAGAAGTAGAGCATATATATTTTTCATGTGAACCAAGGGATAAAATTAAACTGCTTGAAAAAATTGCCCGCTTAGAGAATAGTAAAACGCTCGCATTTATAAATGACATCGGAGAGATTCAAGTCTTTAAAGAAAAAATGCTTTTTAAAGAGTTATCAATCGGGGTCCTGCATAGTGACATGAAGAAGCTAGATCGTCAGGAAACATTAAAGGCTTTCCGCGATGGTAAAATAAAAATGTTGATTGCCACAGATATTGCGGCACGTGGCCTTGATATTCAAGGGGTTACACATGTGGTTCAGATTGACTTCCCAAAGGACATCTCCCAATATGTGCACAGAGCAGGAAGAACAGGGAGAATGGGCGCTAATGGTACGATTATCTCCCTTGTAACTGAACGCGAAGAACGTGAACTTAAGCGCTATTGTCGTGAGTTAAACGTCTCGCTTAATAAAAGAGTTTTTTATCAAGGACAAATTGTTCCTGAAGAACAAAGAAAACAAAAACTGAAAAAATGAAAGCAGTGGGGCCCCTCCCACTGCTTTTTTGCATTTGTCAAAAAGGATTTCCAGTTTCTCTCTAGAATTTGTAACTGAGAAATGGGGGGAGTAACAATGGAAAATCCAAAATTAATCAAATATCTCGATGAATGGCTTGAGGAGGTAACAATCAGCGAAATTCAACAAAAATTGGATTGTGGCGAGCTTACATCTAAAGAACTGGTCTTAATGTATTTACATAGAATTTCACGTTTCGATAAAGACCTGCATTCAATCCTTGAAGTGAATCCTGATGCCCTTCAAATAGCGGAAGCGCTTGACGTAGAACGGAAAGAAACGGGAAAACGCAGCAAGTTGCACGGAATACCGATTTTAATAAAAGATAATATTGACACCTTTGACAAAATGCATACAAGTGCCGGGTCGCTTGCTTTAAAAAATTCTATTGCCCTTAAGGATTCGTTTGTTGCAGAGCAATTACGAAAAGCTGGCGCTGTTATTCTCGGGAAGACGAATATGACTGAATGGGCAAATTTCATGGCGATTGGCATGAAAAGCGGCTATAGTTCAAGAGGCGGCCAAGTTCTGAATCCGTATGGTCTGGGAAAATTTGATGTCGGCGGCTCCAGTTCAGGTTCAGGAGCGGCAATTGCAGCCAATTTTGCCGCAGCCGCTATCGGGACAGAAACCTCGGGCTCGATTCTAAATCCATCCTGCCAAAATTCGTTAGTAGGAATTAAACCAACCGTTGGTCTAATTAGCCGCAGAGGAATTATCCCTATCGCCCATACTCAGGATACTGCTGGGCCGATGGCAAGGACGGTTGAGGATGCAGCAATTCTGTTAAATGCACTGTGTGGAAAAGATGAACTTGATCCCATTACCGGGACAAACCCGTTTAGTGATTTTGATTTTACTGAATTTCTTAAAAAGGATGGACTGAAGGGAAAAAGAATCGGAATCGCTTTAGATGGATTTATGGAGCTTTTAAGTAAGGAAAAACAAAAGGTTGTGGCGGCAGCTTTGGAAGTGCTGAAATCGTCAGGAGCAGAAGTCATTGAGCAAATTGAAATCCCTGCTGCTAAAGCAGAATGGAAGTATGATGTGTTAACATATGAATTTAAATCGGACTTAAACTTATATTTGAATGGCCTCCACCCATCCATACCCGTTAGAACTTTAGCAGATCTAATTGAGTTTAATAATAAAAATGAAGAAAATATGCTAAAGTATGGTCAGTCCGTACTGCTTGCATCAGAAAAAACGAGCGGTTCTTTAACGGAAGCTGTTTATATCGAAGCATTGGAATTCGACCTTTATCATTCGACAATGCAAGGGATTGATTTTGCTTTAGAAACATATGATTTGGATACAATTGTTTTTCCAAGCGATGAAGGCTCACATATTAGTGCCAAAGCAGGTTATCCAACAATTGCTGTTCCGGCTGGCTATACCTCTGAAGGAGAGCCAGTGGGGATTACCTTTGCAGGAACCGCTTATAGTGAACCGCTTTTAATCCAAATAGCGTATGCCTTTGAACAAATGACAGGCTACCGTAAGCCACCCGTCATAGAATAAGTTTTCTTGAATTCATCCATACTATCAATGAATTTCTCAAAAAGGAGTTGGTATGTGTGGGAAGAAAGAAACTAGGTAATGCCAATGCCCAGCGCAACAACAATACGAAAAAGCCAATGAAGGAAAGCACTGGACTGGTTGAATTTACAACCGGGCAGGATTTAAAACGAAATCGTCCGAATAGTAAATAAATCAAGAAACGCCTCCTGAAAAAGCAAGGAGGCGTTTCGTTTTGTAAGAAGTAGCTCAAATTAAGGATTTATTTAAATTCATTAGGAATGTGTTCATAACTCCGATAAATTTGTTCATATCTATTAGGAATGTGTTCATATCTCCCAAAAATTGTTCATATCTATTAGGAATTTGTTCATATCTATTAGGAATGTGTTCATAACTCCGATAAATTTGTTCATAACTATTAGGAATGTGATCATATCTCCCAAAAATTGTTCATATCCATTAGGAATTTGTTCATAACTCCGATAAATTTGTTCATATCTATTAGGAATGTGTTCATATCCCCCAAAAATTGTTCATATCCATTAGGAATTTGTTCATATCCCCGATAAATGTATTCATATCATCAAAAAATTTCCCATATCAACTAATTATTTGTTCGTTTCATCCAAAATTACGTTGCTTTCCTTTAAAAAGACTCTTATCCAACCCGCAATTTTACTCTTCCTTAAGCAATTCTAATGGTTTATTCGTTGGACCCTCAATCACATCGCCAGAATAGGAATACCGTGAACCATGGCATGGGCAATCCCATGACTTTTCAGCGCGATTCCATTCACATTCACAACCGAGATGTTGACAGGTGGTGTCAACTATAAAAAGTTTACCACTCTTGTCCTTATAAGCTCCCGCCCTTTTTCCATTATACATAACGACAGATCCTTCACCGTCTTGTAAATCTTCTGGATTCATTTCGACAATTTCAAGCTTGCCTTTAATCAAGTGTTTGGCAACGTCTGCATTGGTTGTTATGACACTTTTTAAAGCTGGATCAGCTTGGAACCGTGACGGTGAATAGAGTTCTTTGTAAGGATTGTTCCGGTCCATCACATAATCGGTTAATAAGTGTCCCGCGAGAATTCCTGTTGTCATTCCCCATTTTTTATAGCCTGTGGCCACGAGAATATTCTCACGACCTGCGGTATATGGACCGATATATGGAATCTTGTCTAATGTAACCATATCTTGGGCAGACCAGCGATAATGATATTCTTTCAATCCAAAGACTTCCTCTGCGAATGTTTGCAGTGCTTCATAATGCTTCAATGTGTCGATTCCCTGTCCTGTTTTATGGTTATCTCCGCCGAGTATTAGCAGCTTTTCACCATTATACGGTGTATAGCGGATGGATCGGGTCGGGCTGTCAGCACTGATATAGATGCCGCCAGGATAGTCTTTATCTGTTTTTATTCCAATGGCATAGGACCTATCTGCGTACATTCTTGCAAAATAAAGCCCAGGTTTATCATAAAAAGGGAAATGAGTTGCAATAATGACATGCTTGCATGTCACCCTATGACCTGACTTTGTAACCACTTTTGGTTCTGTATCATCATCTTCAATGTCTTCAGCGACTGTATTTTCATAAACAGTACACCCTGCTTTAATGGCATCATCCAAAAGTGATTTTAAGAATTTTAGCGGGTGATATTGTGCTTGATTACGCATCAAGAGGGCAGCTTTCGCTGGGATATTAAATGGAATCGTATCTTTTAAGGCTCCGTCAATTTCTAGACTCTTGTAAGCTTCCCATTCCGTTTGAAGCTTATCTACGTATTGATCTGTTGTTGCATAAACATAAGCATCTTCCTTGCTGAAGTCACATTCAATTCCATTCTCCTTTACTTTACTTTCAACAAATTGAATGGCATTCATATGGGAATCAAAATAAAGTTTTGCCTTTTCTTTTCCAAAATGATTAATAAATTCATCATAAATAATGCCATGCTGTGCAGTTAATTTTGCAGTTGTATGTCCAGTTGTCCCATTTAGGACACCGCCGGCTTCTAAAATAGCTACCTTTAGCCCTTCCTTAGACAGTAAATAGGCAGCTGTAATGCCTGTTATTCCTGCTCCTACAACCGCTACATCAACTGCTATATCTTCGTTTAATTTTTCAAAAGTGGGTAATTCAATCTCGCGCCAATACGTTTTGGGAAATTGATGGTTTTTTTCAGTTGTATTCATATGTACTCCTCCAGCTTCAAAATAATCACATGTTTAATTTTTCCCAAAATGAAAAATTAATGTCATGGAGGAAGAATATTAATATCTGGAACAACTAAAAGAACCCTGTTTTTTCAGGGTTCTGACGAAATCTGTTCATTATCGGTGTTTATTTTATCAATTCGTGTAGCATCCTCTGAATCAAGTGCTTCATTTAAGAAATGAAAAATAACCCAGCCAACACAACCAAGACAAATCAAAAAGCCGAGAGTAATGGTCCACAAAAGAAGAGTCATCATTAATCCCCCTTTTTTAAGCGTAGTGTTAAATTACGCTTTTTAAAGGTATATGCATCAGGGGGATTAATTTTTCCTAGATTCCGATATTAGTTTTTTTTCTTTTGTTCTGAATAATAATCGACCTTTTTAATATTGACGCCCACAAAGGTTTCAATAATCGACTGGCCGCCGGCAATTGAGAAAATCAAAATAAACACAAAGGTAATCTTGGGAAAAAGCAGATATGCACCGCCTAATAAAATAGCGCTCCATACACCGGCACACCAATAACATTTCAACAGATAACCAAACATTGATGCAGGGATTTCCTTAGTTTCAGTACCGCTATCCGTTTCCACGTTTACCTTTTTCATAAAAGGTTTGCGGATAAATTCGGTGATTTTATCAAAAACAATTAAATGGGTTAAACGATAGCTTGCTAAAATTAACATGATATAGGTCATCCATGAAATGTCTTTCATACTGGTTCCTCCACAAATCCGAATATGTTATCTCCGTCAATGGACAGCTAAATTTTATTTGTTGTTCCTTGTATATTTTGAGCTTGAAATCAAAATTATATATTCGGAGGAGGCGAAAAAATGAAAAAATCTTTTTGGTTTAGTTTTTTGTTCATACTATCTCTTTTTAGTATTCCAAGCCTGTCTTCTGCCCAACAAATTTACACTGTTCAGCCTGGGGACTCACTTTGGAAAATTGCCGTCAAATATCAGGTAGGGATTACTGAGATTATTCAAGCAAACCCGCAATTTAAAAATCCCAACTTGATTTATCCTGGTCAAAAGGTAAACATTCCCGATTTAGGCGGGATTAAATCGATTGAAAGTCAGGTCATTTCCTTAACCAATCAGGAGCGGGCCAAAAATGGTTTAAAACCATTAACTCCAGATTGGGAGCTTTCAAGGGTGGCCCGCTATAAGGCAATGGATATGCGCGATAAAAATTATTTTAGTCATACAAGTCCAACCTATGGAAGTCCGTTTGATATGATGAAAAACTTTGGGATTACCTATCGTTCTGCAGCTGAAAACATTGCTGCAGGGCAAACTACACCTGCATCAGTGGTTCAAGCTTGGATGAATAGCTCTGGTCATCGAGCAAATATTTTAAGTACGAATTCCACCTATATAGGTGTTGGCTATGCAAGTGGCGGCTCACAAAGATACTACTGGGTACAGATGTTTATATCTAAATAATGGGCGAATGGGTCAGTTTCAAAGCTTTATGCTTTAGAGACTGACCCTTTCTACGTCTAGAGACTGATATAAAAATCAAGCTCTAGCGCAATTATGAAAAGCTTTGGAAAAAGGTAAGATGAAAACAAGAAAAGAAAGGAGTGAAAATAAAATGAAAAAATTTGGATTACTGGTAGCAGGAGGAATTGCATCTGTTATCTTGCTTTCAACAATTGGTCCAATGGTGGGTTTACTCGTTAGTCTATTACTCCTGTACTTCATATTCAAACAGTTTTTAAAAGCTGAATCTACAGGTGGAAAAATTGGTCTTGGGATCATCGGGTTCATCGTCCTAATGGCTTCCATCCATAACGCACCAGCCATCATTGGCGTTGTAGCAGCCTATGTGCTTTACCTCGTTTATAAAAAATGGAACGAGAACAAACATACTAAAATTAAAGAAGAATCTGACCCATTCGTTAATTTTGAAAAACAGTGGAATGAATTGAACAAATATTAAAATAAAAGGAGAGAATTACAATGACAAACCTATTTACAAGAATTAAAAATACTATTACTGCTGACTTACATGAGGCACTTGATAAAAAAGAAAAACAAAATCCAATCGCCTTGCTTAATCAGTACCTCCGTCAATGTGAGCAAGAAACAGAGAAGGTAAGAAAGCTTTTGGAACGTCAATATACATTGAAGGATGAATTTACGAGAGAGTACCACCAAGCAGTAGAGTTAGCTGAAAAAAGAAAGTATCAAGCAGAAGTTGCTTCTAAAGCTGGGGAAACTGAGCTATATCAATTTGCCTCAGCAGAACATCAGCAATATGCGGAACGTGCCAGCCGCTTAAGTGCGTCACTAGAACAAACAAAGGCGCAGCTAGGGGATTTAGAAAGAAAATATGAAGAAATGAAGCATAAACTTAAGGACATGAACCTAAGACGGATGGAATTAATGGGCCGTGAAAATGTCACTCGTGCAAATCTTCGTATAAATCAGGTTCTTGATTCCAATACTTATTCAGATAAATCATACTCTAAATTTAAGGATATTGAAAACTACCTGGACCGCTTAGAACATCAAGTGAATAGCTCTTTTTACCGCAATACGATTGATTCAAGGATTGCTCAAATAGAAAAAGAAATAAAATTGGAAGAAAGCAAGTCCATTTAGTAAGAAAAGATGGTATTCTATAAGAAAAGCGGAAGCGCCTTGCACAGGGGCAACAGGCATAAGACGAGCCGGCGAGAAGGTTGCACTTTAACCTTCTTGACGGATTGGCTTATGACCCCGAGCCCCTAGGCGCTGGAGCTGGACAATAGAAGGCGTAGTATTTCTGCGCCTTTTACCCATATCATTAAAAATATTATGTATAAAAATCTAAATAAATTAAAAAGGGAGGGTGAGCCAATGTTTAAAAATAGAAAACATGATTATATTGGATGGCTGATTTTGATTGGTATTGTCATTCTGGTCCTCGAGATTTTATTTTTCAACCAAGGGCTTATATTCTCTCTTTTTATTTCTGGTGGAATGATTTATCTAGGTCGAAAAAGGACAGGTAAAAGGTTTGGAAAAATCCTTTTTATCGGTGGGATTATCTTCTTTGGCCTTAGTATTGTCAATATGATGACCTTCAAGTTTTTATTGATAGCTATTTTACTGCACTTTTTCATTCAATTTTTAACATCTAAAAAGCAGCCAAAGAAGATTTTACCGGATATTACCACACCAGAACCAACGCAGAAAGAAGAAACATTAATTAAATCGGAGCCGTTGTTTGGAAATATCTTCTTAGGCCAACAAAAAACTCCTGTCGGCGTATATGAATGGAAGGATGTAAACATTCAGGCTGGAATTGGTGATACCATCATTGATCTCAGTTATACGATGCTGCCAAAGGGTGAAACAGTGATTTTTATTCGAAATATCATCGGAAATGTCCAGATCCTTGTCCCATATGAAATTGATGTAAGTATCCATCATTCCTGTGTAGTCGGTTCGACAACCGTTTTCGGCAGCCATGAATCCAAGATTTTCAATCAAGTGTTCCAGCTAAAAACACCAGACTATGATCAGTCCGAGCAAAAAGTGAAAATTTTCACTTCGCTTGTTGTGGGAAATTTAGAGGTGAGCCGCATATGAGTACGACTGGGCGTCAAATTGTTTGGAGCGTCGGCTTTTCCTCACTTATTGCCATCATTGTTGGGGCCGTTTTTATTTTTGTTTTCCCATTAAACAACTGGTCAGAATTATGGGATCGGAATGTCATGGATATTCCCATTATTATTTTTATTCCTGTCTTTAGCATTGCGGTAGGAATTCTGTCAGGCGGGGCTTCTGGCCTTTTTTGGCGAAAGCAATTTCTTTCTATTGAACATGCTTTGCACCAATTGGAGGAAGGAAGACAATTGGATGTGAAAGAGAAACCGCCTGTCACAGAAATGCAAATGATTGCCGAGCGTATCGAGAAAATTGGCAAACAAATGACTGAGCAGGCAAAGCTTTCACAACGATTAGCAACTGAAAAAGTTGAAGATCAAGAAGAGAGAATTCAGGAAATTATCGAGCAGGAACGGAACCGTCTTGCTCGTGAGTTGCATGATTCTGTAAGTCAGCAATTATTTGCCGCATCGATGATGATGTCAGCTATCAATGAAACAAAACAGCAGTCAGAAACGGACCGGGAAGCAAAACAGCTAAAGCTAGTAGAAGAGATGATACACCAATCACAGCTCGAAATGCGTGCCCTCCTTTTACACTTGCGGCCAGTTGCCTTAAAAAATAAAACGCTGCAAGAAGGAATTGAAGAGCTTTTAATCGAATTATCACAAAAGGTAACAATGGATATTAAATGGAAGGTGGAAGCTTTCCCATTAGATAAAGGGGTAGAAGATCACCTTTTTCGTATCCTTCAAGAGTCTGTGTCGAACACCTTAAGGCATTCAAAAGCAAGTAAACTCGAGGTTCTAATGGTTAAAAGAGATGACCTTGTTATCTTAAGGATTGTCGATGATGGAATCGGTTTTGAAGTAAACGAAATGAAAGCGGGTTCCTATGGCATGCAAAATATGCATGAGCGGGCCGTTGAAGTGGGCGCGACATTAAAAGTGATAAGCGTTAAAAATAAAGGAACAAGGCTGGAAGTGAAAGTTCCGGTGATGGTTAATGGAGAGGGTGCCAATGATTAGAGTATTATTTGTGGACGACCATGAAATGGTAAGAATCGGGGTTTCTTCTTATTTATCGGCGCAGCCAGACATTGAAGTCGTAGGTGAAGCGGATGATGGAAAAAAAGGTGTCGAGCTAGCCCTAGAACTTCGCCCTGATATCATTTTAATGGATTTGGTGATGAAAGAGATGGATGGGATTGAAGCGACAAGGCAAATAATTGAACAATGGCCTGAAGCAAAGGTCATTATCGTAACGAGCTTTTTGGACGATGAAAAGGTATATCCTGCGCTTGAAGCCGGAGCAACCAGCTATATGCTGAAGACCTCTAAAGCAGGTGAAATCGCCAATGCTGTCCGCGCTACATACCATGGACAATCGGTCCTTGAGCCGGAAGTAACCGGAAAAATGATGGTGAAAATGCGCCAAAAGAATACTCATCTGCCACATGAAGACCTAACTAGCCGCGAACTGGAAATATTACTCTTAATGGCCGAGGGCAAAACCAATCAGGATATTGCCGATGAATTATACATCGCCTTGAAAACCGTCAAAACCCATGTCAGCAATATTTTAAGTAAGCTTAACGTCCAAGACAGGACACAAGCGGTTATCTATGCGTTTAAACATTCGTTAATCAAATAAACTCGCAGACTTTCCAAGCTTATTGGAAGGTCTTTTTTTATTATAATTGAAAATTCCTC
The DNA window shown above is from Neobacillus sp. WH10 and carries:
- a CDS encoding flavodoxin; this translates as MNASCLIVYSSMTGNTEEIANLIGEGIQKTDGSVTIKDILEVDVTDLQDYDGILLGAYTWGDGELPDEYLDFYHEMDQLNLTGKIAAAFGSCDSSYEHHGGAVDILAKKLAELGADIVLEGLKIDLSPTETGIEQCIKFGHSFVEKLLFS
- a CDS encoding heavy-metal-associated domain-containing protein, whose product is MSMMELALNDVACTGCIGRIKRQIQRTQGIEKIKILSGSGKMLITFNENIIQSEEINRNLYKWTLRTFD
- a CDS encoding DUF5658 family protein codes for the protein MRLCLFLLFAGVLDAVLTHFGIASGFVEEGNPMMKLVIEQSWSYFYMIKIVLPLLLLSLFYYRPLKGWIRKLIASTCVLYLSVLVYHTIWIILYINTST
- a CDS encoding DEAD/DEAH box helicase, with protein sequence MLNTLKPFLQEAWEKSGFQQPTSIQEAAIPLISEGKDLIAESPTGTGKTLAYLLPVLNKIEMNAQSLQAVVLASSQELVMQVYQEFQKWSEGSGIRGTSIIGGANLKRQLEKLKKRPHVIFATPGRLLELIKQKKVKMHEVKTVVLDEGDQLLIPEHLHTVQNIVKATLNDRQVVLFSATMKPATEKLAKEMTNKPEVLRIEKDEMASSGEVEHIYFSCEPRDKIKLLEKIARLENSKTLAFINDIGEIQVFKEKMLFKELSIGVLHSDMKKLDRQETLKAFRDGKIKMLIATDIAARGLDIQGVTHVVQIDFPKDISQYVHRAGRTGRMGANGTIISLVTEREERELKRYCRELNVSLNKRVFYQGQIVPEEQRKQKLKK
- a CDS encoding amidase family protein, with the translated sequence MENPKLIKYLDEWLEEVTISEIQQKLDCGELTSKELVLMYLHRISRFDKDLHSILEVNPDALQIAEALDVERKETGKRSKLHGIPILIKDNIDTFDKMHTSAGSLALKNSIALKDSFVAEQLRKAGAVILGKTNMTEWANFMAIGMKSGYSSRGGQVLNPYGLGKFDVGGSSSGSGAAIAANFAAAAIGTETSGSILNPSCQNSLVGIKPTVGLISRRGIIPIAHTQDTAGPMARTVEDAAILLNALCGKDELDPITGTNPFSDFDFTEFLKKDGLKGKRIGIALDGFMELLSKEKQKVVAAALEVLKSSGAEVIEQIEIPAAKAEWKYDVLTYEFKSDLNLYLNGLHPSIPVRTLADLIEFNNKNEENMLKYGQSVLLASEKTSGSLTEAVYIEALEFDLYHSTMQGIDFALETYDLDTIVFPSDEGSHISAKAGYPTIAVPAGYTSEGEPVGITFAGTAYSEPLLIQIAYAFEQMTGYRKPPVIE
- a CDS encoding FAD-dependent oxidoreductase — encoded protein: MNTTEKNHQFPKTYWREIELPTFEKLNEDIAVDVAVVGAGITGITAAYLLSKEGLKVAILEAGGVLNGTTGHTTAKLTAQHGIIYDEFINHFGKEKAKLYFDSHMNAIQFVESKVKENGIECDFSKEDAYVYATTDQYVDKLQTEWEAYKSLEIDGALKDTIPFNIPAKAALLMRNQAQYHPLKFLKSLLDDAIKAGCTVYENTVAEDIEDDDTEPKVVTKSGHRVTCKHVIIATHFPFYDKPGLYFARMYADRSYAIGIKTDKDYPGGIYISADSPTRSIRYTPYNGEKLLILGGDNHKTGQGIDTLKHYEALQTFAEEVFGLKEYHYRWSAQDMVTLDKIPYIGPYTAGRENILVATGYKKWGMTTGILAGHLLTDYVMDRNNPYKELYSPSRFQADPALKSVITTNADVAKHLIKGKLEIVEMNPEDLQDGEGSVVMYNGKRAGAYKDKSGKLFIVDTTCQHLGCECEWNRAEKSWDCPCHGSRYSYSGDVIEGPTNKPLELLKEE
- a CDS encoding DUF1360 domain-containing protein, which encodes MKDISWMTYIMLILASYRLTHLIVFDKITEFIRKPFMKKVNVETDSGTETKEIPASMFGYLLKCYWCAGVWSAILLGGAYLLFPKITFVFILIFSIAGGQSIIETFVGVNIKKVDYYSEQKKKN
- the safA gene encoding SafA/ExsA family spore coat assembly protein; protein product: MKKSFWFSFLFILSLFSIPSLSSAQQIYTVQPGDSLWKIAVKYQVGITEIIQANPQFKNPNLIYPGQKVNIPDLGGIKSIESQVISLTNQERAKNGLKPLTPDWELSRVARYKAMDMRDKNYFSHTSPTYGSPFDMMKNFGITYRSAAENIAAGQTTPASVVQAWMNSSGHRANILSTNSTYIGVGYASGGSQRYYWVQMFISK
- a CDS encoding flagellar basal body rod protein: MKKFGLLVAGGIASVILLSTIGPMVGLLVSLLLLYFIFKQFLKAESTGGKIGLGIIGFIVLMASIHNAPAIIGVVAAYVLYLVYKKWNENKHTKIKEESDPFVNFEKQWNELNKY
- a CDS encoding PspA/IM30 family protein translates to MTNLFTRIKNTITADLHEALDKKEKQNPIALLNQYLRQCEQETEKVRKLLERQYTLKDEFTREYHQAVELAEKRKYQAEVASKAGETELYQFASAEHQQYAERASRLSASLEQTKAQLGDLERKYEEMKHKLKDMNLRRMELMGRENVTRANLRINQVLDSNTYSDKSYSKFKDIENYLDRLEHQVNSSFYRNTIDSRIAQIEKEIKLEESKSI
- the liaF gene encoding cell wall-active antibiotics response protein LiaF, with protein sequence MFKNRKHDYIGWLILIGIVILVLEILFFNQGLIFSLFISGGMIYLGRKRTGKRFGKILFIGGIIFFGLSIVNMMTFKFLLIAILLHFFIQFLTSKKQPKKILPDITTPEPTQKEETLIKSEPLFGNIFLGQQKTPVGVYEWKDVNIQAGIGDTIIDLSYTMLPKGETVIFIRNIIGNVQILVPYEIDVSIHHSCVVGSTTVFGSHESKIFNQVFQLKTPDYDQSEQKVKIFTSLVVGNLEVSRI
- a CDS encoding sensor histidine kinase, with amino-acid sequence MSTTGRQIVWSVGFSSLIAIIVGAVFIFVFPLNNWSELWDRNVMDIPIIIFIPVFSIAVGILSGGASGLFWRKQFLSIEHALHQLEEGRQLDVKEKPPVTEMQMIAERIEKIGKQMTEQAKLSQRLATEKVEDQEERIQEIIEQERNRLARELHDSVSQQLFAASMMMSAINETKQQSETDREAKQLKLVEEMIHQSQLEMRALLLHLRPVALKNKTLQEGIEELLIELSQKVTMDIKWKVEAFPLDKGVEDHLFRILQESVSNTLRHSKASKLEVLMVKRDDLVILRIVDDGIGFEVNEMKAGSYGMQNMHERAVEVGATLKVISVKNKGTRLEVKVPVMVNGEGAND
- a CDS encoding response regulator transcription factor, with amino-acid sequence MIRVLFVDDHEMVRIGVSSYLSAQPDIEVVGEADDGKKGVELALELRPDIILMDLVMKEMDGIEATRQIIEQWPEAKVIIVTSFLDDEKVYPALEAGATSYMLKTSKAGEIANAVRATYHGQSVLEPEVTGKMMVKMRQKNTHLPHEDLTSRELEILLLMAEGKTNQDIADELYIALKTVKTHVSNILSKLNVQDRTQAVIYAFKHSLIK